A window of the Helianthus annuus cultivar XRQ/B chromosome 4, HanXRQr2.0-SUNRISE, whole genome shotgun sequence genome harbors these coding sequences:
- the LOC110883140 gene encoding ATP-dependent DNA helicase PIF1-like, whose amino-acid sequence MMHVDNDLPGVFFIDGPGGTGKTFLYIALLTEIRSRGLIALATASSGAAANNMPGGRTAHSRFKIPLNLENNSMCNIKKQSGAAKLIRSTKIIIWDEASMAKRQAIEAVDRTFQDIIGVSLPFGGKIMVMGGDFRQVLPVIKRGTRAQIVDSSVRMSPLWSLTKNMRLTINMRALKDPWFSKFLLRVGDGTEEPIEGNYICIPDDMTIQCNNRENAIKELIHAIFPSIEDNVYSSDYIISRAILSTKNDSVDEINNQMIEIFQGEEKVYYSFDEAEDDQRNFYPVEFLNSLNVSGLPPHKLRLKIGCPIILLRNIDPSHGLCNGTRLICKGFMRNVIDAEIAVGQHAGKRVFLPRIPLTLSEDDMFPFKLKRKQFPIRLSFSMTINKAQGQTIPNVGIYLPDSVFSHGQLYVALSRGISRQSTKVLVHLAKEFKQSGVYTSNVVYQEVLRD is encoded by the coding sequence ATGATGCATGTTGATAATGATCTTCCAGGCGTGTTCTTTATTGATGGTCCAGGTGGAACTGGAAAAACATTTTTGTACATTGCCTTGCTAACTGAAATTCGGTCACGTGGTCTTATTGCCCTCGCAACAGCTTCATCAGGTGCAGCGGCTAATAATATGCCAGGAGGTAGAACGGCTCACTCGAGATTCAAGATTCCTCTTAATCTTGAAAATAATTCAATGTGCAATATCAAAAAACAGAGTGGGGCCGCTAAACTGATTCGGTCTACCAAAATAATCATATGGGATGAAGCGTCGATGGCTAAACGACAGGCGATAGAGGCAGTCGATCGTACATTCCAAGACATTATAGGTGTTAGTCTCCCATTTGGTGGAAAGATAATGGTTATGGGAGGTGACTTCAGACAAGTGTTGCCGGTTATTAAACGTGGCACTCGAGCACAGATTGTAGACTCCAGCGTACGAATGTCACCTCTTTGGTCTTTGACTAAGAATATGCGGTTGACCATAAATATGAGAGCGCTAAAAGATCCATGGTTTTCTAAATTTCTTTTAAGAGTCGGCGATGGAACTGAAGAACCAATCGAAGGAAACTATATCTGCATACCCGATGACATGACAATTCAGTGCAACAACAGAGAAAACGCTATAAAAGAATTGATCCATGCCATCTTTCCATCAATTGAAGATAATGTGTATTCTTCAGATTATATAATCTCTAGAGCAATATTGTCCACTAAAAATGATAGTGTTGACGAGATTAATAATCAAATGATTGaaatttttcaaggggaggaaaAAGTTTATTACAGTTTTGATGAAGCTGAAGACGATCAGCGCAACTTCTATCCGGTCGAGTTCTTAAACTCGCTAAATGTTAGTGGTTTGCCGCCTCATAAGCTTCGTTTAAAAATTGGATGCCCAATAATATTGTTACGTAATATCGATCCATCACATGGCCTGTGTAATGGCACGCGATTGATATGTAAGGGTTTCATGCGAAATGTTATTGATGCGGAAATTGCAGTCGGTCAACATGCCGGCAAAAGAGTTTTTTTGCCAAGAATCCCTCTAACCCTTTCTGAAGATGACATGTTCCCATTCAAGctgaaaagaaaacaatttccaATTCGACTTAGCTTTTCCATGACGATTAATAAAGCTCAAGGTCAAACAATTCCGAACGTTGGTATTTATCTTCCGGATTCTGTATTTTCACATGGACAACTTTATGTCGCGTTATCAAGAGGGATTTCAAGACAAAGTACGAAGGTGTTGGTTCATCTCGCCAAAGAATTCAAACAAAGCGGAGTTTACACATCAAATGTTGTCTACCAGGAAGTGTTGCGTGATTAA
- the LOC110883141 gene encoding nuclear transport factor 2 yields the protein MQAVNVYDLFIVFSCADLANLVNVAALKVAKDGAKSVGNAFIQQYYHILHQSPGLVHRFYQDISKLGRLEEDGSMSITTTMDAINAKILSLNYGDFKAEIKSVDAQESLNGGVSVLVTGYMTGMDNIQQQFTQSFFLAPQDKGYFVLNDMFRYMNIDNHHDEDHAPTEDVVASATPEQVSEVVPVPENNIPEQVAVLTEESEVEPAVLVENGEVPVVEEDPVPEVVDEVQDSSQLAVESHTKVEEMPKKSYASIVMDMKQNGVPFSSPAPAPRKPQPRKQEQHLNIALPTNVAAEPVASNADAVENTLHEEEVEGYSVYIKGLPMNATHALLEEEFKKFGPIKPNGIQIRNNRGFYFGFVEFEVPDAVQKAIEASPITINGKNAVVEEKRSTISKAVKNRVYCCLLLASVSISTSSSSTLYKPSTTLN from the exons ATGCAGGCGGTGAACG TTTATGATCTGTTTATCGTATTTTCATGTGCTGATTTGGCAAATTTGGTAAACGTGGCGGCTCTCAAGGTGGCAAAGGACGGTGCAAAATCG GTTGGGAATGCTTTTATTCAGCAGTATTATCATATACTGCACCAGTCACCTGGGCTGGTTCATCGTTTTTATCAGGATATCAGTAAACTTGGTCGGCTCGAGGAAGATGGTTCTATGAGCATAACCACTACTATGGAT GCAATCAATGCTAAAATCTTGTCACTTAACTATGGTGACTTCAAGGCTGAGATCAAATCCGTTGATGCTCAAGAATCCCTAAACGGTGGAGTCAGCGTTCTGGTAACTGGATACATGACAGGAATGGATAATATTCAGCAGCAGTTCACACAATCTTTCTTCCTCGCACCTCAAGACAAAGGCTACTTTGTGTTGAATGACATGTTTCGCTACATGAACATTGACAACCATCATGACGAAGACCATGCTCCTACTGAGGATGTGGTGGCTTCCGCAACTCCCGAGCAAG TGTCCGAGGTTGTTCCGGTGCCGGAGAATAATATTCCCGAGCAAGTTGCTGTATTGACAGAGGAATCTGAAGTGGAACCGGCTGTTCTTGTGGAGAATGGAGAAGTTCCCGTTGTTGAGGAAGATCCGGTTCCCGAGGTTGTTGATGAAGTGCAGGATTCTTCACAGCTGGCAGTTGAATCTCACACTAAAGTTGAGGAAATGCCAAAGAAGTCGTATGCATCTATT GTAATGGATATGAAACAGAATGGTGTGCCGTTTTCATCTCCAGCACCAGCACCCAGAAAACCACAACCAAGGAAACAAGAACAACATTTGAATATCGCTCTCCCAACTAATGTAGCTGCCGAGCCAGTGGCTTCCAATGCGGATGCTGTTGAAAACACTCTTCACGAGGAAGAAG TTGAAGGTTACTCTGTGTATATCAAGGGTCTTCCAATGAATGCTACACATGCATTGTTAGAAGAGGAATTCAAGAAGTTTGGACCTATCAAGCCCAATGGTATTCAAATTCGAAACAACAGG GGATTCTATTTTGGTTTCGTTGAATTTGAGGTGCCAGATGCGGTTCAAAAGGCGATTGAG GCTTCACCGATCACGATCAATGGAAAAAATGCTGTTGTTGAAGAGAAGCGATCTACAATCTCTAAAG CTGTAAAGAACAGAGTTTACTGTTGTCTCTTGCTTGCTTCAGTCTCTATAAGTACTTCATCAAGCTCAACACTCTACAAACCctcaactacactcaactga